A portion of the Candidatus Omnitrophota bacterium genome contains these proteins:
- a CDS encoding aspartate kinase translates to MSINRVIVQKYGGSSVADIVKIKQVALRVAKGEKSGNKMVVVVSALGDTTDDLIKLAYEIT, encoded by the coding sequence ATGTCAATAAATAGGGTTATTGTTCAAAAATACGGCGGAAGCAGTGTGGCCGATATTGTCAAGATCAAGCAGGTGGCCCTAAGGGTCGCCAAAGGCGAAAAAAGCGGCAACAAAATGGTTGTGGTGGTATCGGCGCTTGGCGATACGACTGATGATTTGATCAAGCTTGCCTATGAGATAACCGA